A portion of the Carya illinoinensis cultivar Pawnee chromosome 11, C.illinoinensisPawnee_v1, whole genome shotgun sequence genome contains these proteins:
- the LOC122282688 gene encoding probable aquaporin NIP5-1 — translation MPEPEAGTPPESAPATPGTPGGPLFTSLRVDSLSYDRKSMPRCKCLPVNAPTWGQPHTCFTDFPAPDISLTRKLGAEFVGTFILIFVATAGPIVNQKYNGAETLIGNAACAGLAVMVVILSTGHISGAHLNPSLTIAFAALRHFPWAQVPAYIAAQVSASICASFALKGAFHPFLSGGVTVPSVSTGQAFAIELIITFILLFVVTAVATDTRAVGELAGIAVGATVMLNILVAGPSTGGSMNPVRTLGPAVAAGNYKALWLYLVAPTLGALLGAGTYTLVKLRDEETDPPRQVRSFRR, via the exons ATGCCGGAACCAGAGGCAGGTACGCCACCGGAGTCAGCTCCGGCTACGCCAGGGACGCCGGGTGGCCCGCTGTTCACATCTCTGCGAGTGGACTCGCTGTCGTATGATCGGAAGTCAATGCCGCGATGCAAGTGCTTGCCCGTGAATGCTCCAACGTGGGGTCAGCCTCACACGTGCTTCACCGACTTCCCTGCACCTGATATCTCTCTCACTCGCAAG CTTGGAGCAGAGTTCGTGGGGACTTTCATCCTGATATTTGTAGCGACGGCAGGACCCATTGTAAACCAGAAGTACAATGGAGCAGAGACACTGATCGGGAATGCAGCTTGTGCAGGGCTGGCAGTGATGGTCGTGATTCTGTCGACGGGACACATCTCCGGTGCACACCTCAACCCATCTCTCACCATTGCCTTCGCAGCACTGCGCCACTTCCCCTGGGCTCAAGTCCCAGCCTATATTGCGGCACAGGTTTCAGCTTCAATTTGTGCTTCCTTCGCTCTCAAGGGTGCTTTCCATCCCTTCCTGTCCGGCGGAGTCACGGTTCCTTCCGTAAGCACCGGCCAGGCTTTCGCCATCGAGCTCATTATCACTTTCATTCTCCTGTTCGTTGTCACCGCCGTTGCCACTGACACCCGAGCG GTGGGAGAGTTGGCGGGCATTGCTGTTGGAGCTACAGTTATGCTGAACATTCTCGTGGCCGG GCCATCAACCGGAGGTTCAATGAATCCGGTACGCACTCTGGGTCCGGCAGTTGCAGCGGGAAATTACAAGGCACTGTGGTTATACCTGGTGGCGCCAACACTTGGGGCCCTTCTTGGTGCGGGTACATACACGTTAGTCAAGCTCCGAGACGAGGAGACTGATCCGCCGCGCCAGGTCAGGAGCTTCCGTCGCTAG
- the LOC122282593 gene encoding protein FATTY ACID EXPORT 4, chloroplastic: MSYSSSCLLPIPAPASVRFHRHHIQLKCGPGALNWSKSCLHVGSFVSAARLTKSKSRSRSIFRCSSQLAELGPATSAAYGFLLLGGGLFAYAKSGSKGSLFGGFTGAALMASAYFLMQGPDTKAIGDAVGFGSAFLFSSVFAIRLAATRKLIPSGPLFGLSIGALAVFISAYLQDSHRSLS, encoded by the exons ATGTCTTACTCCTCGTCCTGTTTGTTACCCATTCCGGCTCCGGCCTCGGTTCGTTTCCACAGGCATCATATTCAACTCAAATGTGGCCCTGGAGCATTAAATTGGAGTAAGAGTTGTCTACATGTCGGTTCATTCGTCTCTGCTGCGAGGTTGACCAAATCTAAATCCCGCAGCCGTAGTATCTTTCGCTGCAGTTCTCAACTGGCAGAGCTTGGTCCTGCTACCTCTGCTGCCTATGGATTTCTGCTTCTAGGCGGCGGTCTCTTTGCCT ATGCAAAATCAGGAAGCAAGGGATCGCTTTTCGGAGGTTTTACTGGGGCAGCTCTCATGGCTTCT GCTTACTTTCTTATGCAAGGACCAGATACAAAAGCTATTGGTGATGCTGTCGGGTTTGGATCTGCATTCCTTTTCTCTTCTGTATTTG CAATACGATTGGCAGCTACCCGAAAGCTCATTCCGTCGGGCCCTTTGTTTGGCCTTTCTATCGGTGCATTGGCTGTGTTTATCTCAGCATATCTACAAGATAGTCACCGATCATTGAGTTGA
- the LOC122282399 gene encoding protein FAR1-RELATED SEQUENCE 5-like, whose protein sequence is MEKGKEHASPIPPTTTVASSNPPTQMIPRPFNLLGSTPPPAIPSTNLPKQVIPISPFVMDVSNYMHGHHPPLGYSWLPPPFQDRPDTNPSTWTSQGNPRPPRYSSLSPPIELHSASSSNVDEIEDAMPASTAHGIESVHIEGVDTVHIEEADTVHTDRATTVHTEGTDIVEEPKLDMVFNSEEELLGYYKRYGQQCSFGVMTQRSHRLEDGSLRYVTLGCARGGKARNRTSNVIRPRPTSKTDCKARINATLEKGVLKVSSVYNHHNHDLSPQKSRFFRCNREVGESVKRVLDINDQAGIRMNKSFASLVQKAGGFENLPFNEKDCRNYIDKARHLRLGKGGAGALREYFAKMQYRNDGFFSLMDIDDDGRLKNVFWADARSRGAYKYFGDVVTFDTTYLTNRYGMPFAPFVGVNHHGQSILLGAGLISSEDTETFTWLFQTWLNCMDGKAPKAIITDQDRAMKNAIALVFPNCRHRFCLWHILKKLPEKLGAHGAYKSGLKSELLNCVYDSQTILDFESSWDVLISKYNLQENVWLQSLYAERMCWAPVFMKDFFWVGMSTTQRSESMNAFFDGHVHAKTNLKEFVDQFDNALRKKIENENASDFQSFNVTIPVVSPSPLEKIFQNIYTCNKFREVQKEVIGMLATLFTLHRKDGVIATYLIEDEVDVDGFIKEVTHKVYFNEAECEVKCSCALFEMRGILCRHVLAIMRVNKVRSVPKKYILDRWRKDIKRTYTLIPSSYDMVDQRPEVRRYSRIIKKCYEVATNAASCDEYTEDMVVQLDAMNIAYRTAKPPSKVAVTSADGKEGGSPKKVLSPLVVKGKGRPPSLRKKSMVERVKPTTKKQSQKGKRKQPHGIEGESLSTCRSLFQQTDVGTQQMLGHNT, encoded by the exons atgGAGAAAGGCAAGGAGCATGCATCTCCTATACCACCGACGACCACAGTTGCTTCCTCAAATCCACCAACCCAA ATGATACCAAGACCATTCAATCTACTCGGGTCAACACCTCCTCCTGCTATTCCATCAACCAATCTACCAAAACAG GTGATACCAATTTCGCCCTTTGTGATGGATGTCTCAAACTATATGCATGGGCACCATCCACCATTGGGGTATTCGTGGTTACCACCACCCTTTCAGGATCGTCCTGATACCAACCCATCTACATGGACTAGTCAG GGAAACCCGCGACCCCCAAGATATTCATCACTTAGCCCTCCGATTGAGTTACACTCTGCAAGTTCAAGTAATGTTGATGAAATTGAAGATGCCATGCCTGCCTCTACGGCCCATGGTATTGAGTCCGTGCATATTGAGGGGGTCGATACTGTGCATATCGAGGAGGCCGATACTGTTCATACCGACCGGGCCACAACCGTGCATACCGAGGGGACTGATATCGTTGAAGAGCCGAAATTGGATATGGTGTTTAATTCTGAGGAGGAGTTACTTGGTTATTATAAAAGATATGGGCAACAGTGCAGTTTCGGGGTAATGACACAAAGGAGTCATAGACTTGAGGATGGGAGCCTTAGATATGTGACATTGGGTTGTGCCCGTGGTGGGAAGGCTCGGAATCGTACGTCAAATGTCATTAGGCCACGTCCGACTTCAAAGACTGACTGTAAGGCCAGGATAAATGCTACGTTAGAAAAAGGGGTGTTGAAGGTGTCGAGTGTGTACAATCACCATAATCACGACTTAAGTCCCCAAAAGTCGAGATTCTTTCGCTGCAATAGAGAAGTGGGCGAATCTGTTAAAAGAGTGTTAGATATAAATGATCAGGCTGGGATTAGAATGAACAAGAGTTTCGCCTCTCTTGTTCAAAAAGCGGGTGGGTTTGAAAACTTGCCATTTAATGAAAAAGATTGTCGGAATTATATAGACAAGGCACGGCATCTTCGACTTGGCAAAGGAGGTGCTGGAGCCCTCCGTGAGTATTTTGCCAAGATGCAATATAGAAATGATGGATTCTTTTCATTAATGGATATTGACGATGATGGACGATTGAAGAATGTATTTTGGGCGGATGCACGAAGTAGGGGAGCCTacaaatattttggtgatgtcgTCACGTTCGACACGACGTATTTGACAAACAGATATGGGATGCCGTTTGCACCGTTTGTTGGTGTCAACCATCATGGCCAGTCAATTCTGTTGGGGGCAGGTTTAATATCTAGTGAGGATACTGAAACGTTTACTTGGTTATTTCAGACTTGGTTGAACTGTATGGATGGTAAAGCTCCAAAGGCTATTATCACGGATCAGGACAGagccatgaaaaatgcaattgcgCTGGTCTTTCCAAATTGCCGACACCGGTTCTGCTTATGgcacatattgaaaaaattacctGAGAAGCTAGGTGCACATGGCGCATACAAATCTGGGTTGAAATCTGAGTTGCTCAACTGTGTGTATGACTCTCAAACAATACTTGACTTTGAGAGTTCTTGGGATGTGTTAATTTCCAAGTACAACTTGCAAGAGAATGTTTGGTTGCAGAGCTTATATGCTGAGCGTATGTGTTGGGCTCCAGTATTCATGAAAGATTTTTTCTGGGTgggaatgagtacaacccaacGAAGCGAaagcatgaatgctttttttgatGGGCATGTTCATGCCAAAacaaacttaaaagagtttgtTGATCAGTTCGATAATGCGCtgaggaagaagattgagaatgaaaacGCGTCGGACTTCCAATCATTTAATGTCACTATACCTGTTGTCTCTCCCTCTCCACTTGAGAAGATATTTCAAAATATCTACACTTGCAACAAATTTAGAGAAGTTCAAAAAGAAGTCATAGGGATGCTTGCAACTCTTTTCACTCTACACCGGAAGGATGGTGTAATTGCAACATACCTTATAGAAGATGAAGTGGATGTTGATGGTTTCATCAAGGAGGTGACCCACAAGGTATACTTTAATGAGGCGGAGTGCGAGGTGAAGTGTTCATGTGCCTTGTTCGAGATGAGAGGCATATTGTGTAGACATGTATTAGCCATTATGAGAGTTAACAAAGTCCGTTCAGTGCCAAAAAAGTATATACTAGATCGATGGCGGAAAGACATTAAAAGGACATACACTCTTATACCAAGTAGTTATGACATGGTTGATCAGAGGCCTGAAGTTAGAAGGTATTCCCGTATCATCAAGAAATGCTACGAAGTAGCCACAAATGCTGCTTCATGTGATGAGTATACTGAGGACATGGTAGTTCAGTTAGATGCAATGAACATAGCATACCGCACCGCCAAGCCGCCCTCGAAGGTTGCAGTTACAAGTGCCGATGGAAAAGAAGGTGGGAGTCCTAAGAAAGTATTGAGTCCCCTGGTAGTTAAGGGAAAAGGCAGACCGCCATCTCTGAGGAAAAAATCAATGGTTGAGAGAGTGAAACCCACGACAAAGAAGCAAAGTCAGAAAGGAA